One segment of Natranaeroarchaeum aerophilus DNA contains the following:
- a CDS encoding DUF2080 family transposase-associated protein gives MDRFEIEGEEVLDGTAKPSGNSAHVIVPKRWRGADVKVVRVSEPDPDE, from the coding sequence ATGGATAGGTTTGAAATCGAAGGCGAAGAAGTCCTCGACGGAACCGCAAAACCGTCGGGGAACAGTGCCCACGTCATCGTCCCCAAACGCTGGCGCGGAGCCGACGTGAAAGTCGTCCGCGTCTCCGAACCCGATCCAGACGAATAG
- the hemA gene encoding glutamyl-tRNA reductase encodes MQATGVVTGISVSHSSASVDDVARAGADDQRAEVANLIAKPYVSEAFALHTCNRTEAFVVTDDAAVGRAAFETFAPHVDDDSIRYLDHEESLEHLMRVAAGLESLVLGEDQILGQVRTAYEDARGEDGIGPMLEDAVTKAIHVGERVRTETEINEGIVSLGSAAATVAVNDLGVDDPTALVIGAGEMGTTAVKALADRGITDMIVANRTVPHAEHLANEVDADASAVPLQGLDTVARRADLVVSTTASEEPVISAEPFEHGGKTVVVDLAQPRDVDPSVADLDDVTVYDLDTLTSVTEQTRRQRRAAAAEAKRIIDAEFDRLLDQYKRKRADEVIAAMYESADRVKSQEISTAISQLEAETDGELTAGEREVVESMADALVNKLLAPPTRSLREAAGEDDWTTINTALQLFDPEFDGEAYPPFPDGVDPSELPDALAEISPGELPDEVPDEIVESVLSDD; translated from the coding sequence ATGCAAGCGACGGGCGTCGTCACTGGCATTAGCGTCTCGCACAGCAGTGCGTCTGTCGACGACGTGGCACGAGCGGGGGCAGACGACCAGCGCGCCGAAGTCGCCAATCTGATCGCCAAACCCTACGTGAGCGAGGCGTTCGCGCTCCACACCTGCAACCGCACCGAAGCGTTCGTCGTCACCGACGACGCCGCAGTCGGACGTGCAGCGTTCGAGACGTTCGCGCCGCACGTCGATGACGACTCTATCCGGTATCTGGACCACGAGGAGAGCCTCGAACACCTCATGCGGGTCGCCGCAGGGCTCGAATCACTCGTACTCGGCGAGGATCAGATCCTCGGGCAGGTCCGCACTGCCTACGAGGATGCACGCGGCGAGGACGGGATCGGTCCGATGCTCGAAGACGCCGTCACGAAGGCGATCCACGTCGGCGAGCGCGTTCGGACCGAGACCGAAATCAACGAAGGGATCGTCTCGCTGGGAAGCGCCGCCGCGACGGTCGCAGTAAACGACCTCGGTGTCGACGATCCAACAGCGCTCGTCATCGGGGCAGGCGAGATGGGGACGACCGCAGTCAAGGCGCTCGCGGACCGGGGGATCACCGATATGATCGTCGCCAACCGGACAGTGCCCCATGCGGAACATCTGGCGAACGAGGTTGACGCCGACGCGAGCGCCGTCCCGCTACAGGGCCTCGACACCGTCGCCCGACGGGCCGACCTCGTGGTCTCGACGACTGCCAGTGAGGAGCCGGTGATCAGCGCCGAGCCGTTCGAGCACGGGGGCAAGACTGTCGTGGTCGATCTCGCACAGCCGCGTGATGTCGACCCTTCGGTCGCCGATCTCGACGACGTGACGGTGTACGACCTCGACACGCTTACGTCGGTCACCGAACAGACCCGCCGACAGCGCCGGGCAGCGGCAGCAGAGGCAAAGCGCATCATCGACGCGGAGTTCGACCGCCTGCTCGACCAGTACAAACGAAAGCGCGCCGACGAGGTCATCGCGGCGATGTACGAGAGCGCGGATCGCGTGAAATCACAGGAGATCTCGACCGCAATCTCGCAACTGGAAGCCGAAACGGACGGCGAACTCACCGCAGGCGAACGCGAGGTTGTCGAGTCGATGGCCGACGCGCTCGTAAACAAACTGCTCGCGCCACCAACCAGAAGTCTGCGCGAAGCCGCGGGCGAGGACGACTGGACGACGATCAACACGGCGTTACAGCTGTTCGATCCCGAGTTCGACGGCGAGGCGTACCCGCCGTTCCCCGATGGTGTCGACCCCTCTGAGCTGCCCGATGCGCTGGCGGAAATCTCCCCTGGCGAACTCCCCGACGAGGTCCCGGATGAGATCGTCGAGAGCGTACTCTCGGACGATTGA
- a CDS encoding precorrin-2 dehydrogenase/sirohydrochlorin ferrochelatase family protein yields the protein MIPLLHDFTEETVLVFGGGAVGARKARRFAREAEVIVVSPSFDGEFGDSELVRDAPDAEAIREWVDRTNPALVVAATDDAAINEAAEQAAREVGALVNRTDRSDATGADRPVDDVVVPATIRDDPVVVSVSTGGASPAVSRYLRQEIESDIEGAGAMAKLTGELRGELRERSPSPGERRDAVRTVVNSSDVWKALRTRTSKGRQVAEDVIQEELGETHGGEQ from the coding sequence ATGATTCCACTACTGCACGATTTCACTGAGGAGACCGTTCTCGTTTTCGGCGGTGGAGCCGTCGGTGCGCGAAAGGCCCGCCGGTTCGCCAGAGAAGCCGAGGTGATCGTCGTCAGCCCCTCCTTCGACGGGGAGTTCGGCGACAGCGAACTGGTGCGTGACGCGCCGGACGCGGAGGCGATCCGCGAGTGGGTCGACCGGACGAATCCGGCGCTGGTCGTCGCGGCGACCGACGACGCGGCGATCAACGAGGCGGCAGAGCAGGCGGCCCGTGAAGTCGGTGCGCTGGTCAACCGGACGGATCGGAGCGATGCGACCGGGGCGGACCGACCGGTCGACGACGTGGTGGTGCCGGCGACGATCCGGGACGACCCAGTCGTCGTTTCCGTTTCGACCGGTGGGGCGAGTCCGGCAGTATCGAGATATCTTCGCCAGGAGATCGAATCGGATATCGAGGGAGCCGGTGCGATGGCCAAGTTGACGGGCGAGTTACGCGGCGAACTCCGGGAGCGGTCGCCCTCGCCGGGCGAGCGACGGGACGCCGTCAGAACCGTCGTCAATTCTTCCGACGTTTGGAAGGCTTTACGTACCCGAACATCCAAGGGTCGCCAAGTGGCCGAGGACGTGATTCAGGAGGAGCTCGGGGAGACCCACGGTGGTGAGCAATGA
- the ahbB gene encoding siroheme decarboxylase subunit beta produces MNTDAAELDGLDRAIVNAFQGGFPVVREPFEPAAATLSDHGIDISADELLTRIRQLDEDGTLTRFGALINAQEIGGAATLVAMHAPEERFDEVAEQVNAFTEVAHNYEREHPHLNMWFVVSVANPDRVGEVLGKIEDATGQETYNLPKKREFRVEAKFYVDGPIEGGAVDCSALGPDVTPSERDTLTPTELDLVLEIQDGLPLSPTPYEDVADAIGAEAEWVVETIKRFNAEGKIRRIGVIPNHYALGYTENGMTVWNVPDELVDEVGPEIAGLPFVTHCYRRPRHEGVWPYNFFAMTHGRTEAESERRIEQVRDRMAEYWDVDEGDWDSLFSTQILKKTGIRLDERAEANTASGAE; encoded by the coding sequence ATGAACACTGACGCCGCGGAGCTGGACGGTCTGGACCGGGCGATCGTCAACGCGTTTCAGGGCGGTTTTCCCGTCGTCCGCGAGCCGTTCGAACCGGCAGCGGCGACACTGTCTGACCACGGGATCGATATCTCTGCGGACGAGCTACTGACACGGATCCGGCAACTGGACGAGGACGGCACGCTGACCCGTTTTGGGGCGCTGATCAACGCCCAGGAGATCGGCGGTGCGGCGACGCTCGTCGCCATGCACGCCCCCGAGGAGCGGTTCGACGAGGTTGCTGAACAGGTCAACGCGTTCACGGAGGTCGCACACAACTACGAACGCGAGCACCCACACCTCAACATGTGGTTCGTTGTGAGCGTCGCTAATCCTGACCGGGTCGGGGAAGTGCTCGGAAAAATCGAAGATGCGACAGGTCAAGAGACGTACAACCTGCCCAAAAAACGCGAGTTCCGTGTCGAGGCGAAGTTCTATGTCGACGGGCCGATCGAGGGGGGTGCGGTCGACTGCTCTGCGCTCGGCCCGGACGTCACGCCGAGCGAGCGCGACACGCTCACTCCCACGGAACTCGATCTCGTTCTGGAGATCCAGGACGGCTTGCCGCTCTCTCCGACGCCCTACGAGGACGTCGCCGACGCGATCGGCGCGGAGGCCGAGTGGGTCGTCGAGACGATCAAGCGATTCAATGCCGAGGGGAAGATCCGCCGGATCGGCGTGATCCCAAACCACTACGCGCTGGGCTACACGGAAAACGGGATGACTGTCTGGAACGTCCCCGACGAGCTGGTCGACGAGGTCGGGCCGGAGATCGCCGGACTACCCTTCGTCACCCACTGCTATCGACGACCCCGTCACGAGGGGGTCTGGCCGTACAACTTCTTCGCGATGACCCACGGGCGCACCGAGGCCGAGAGCGAGCGCCGGATCGAGCAGGTTCGCGACCGGATGGCCGAGTACTGGGACGTCGACGAGGGCGACTGGGACTCGCTGTTCTCGACGCAGATTCTGAAAAAGACCGGCATCAGGCTGGACGAACGCGCAGAAGCGAACACCGCTTCGGGAGCGGAGTAA
- a CDS encoding Rieske (2Fe-2S) protein, with the protein MSGRYRLTSVETVRDEGSWLFRVRDAHGAREEVILVPCEESGVEAWRNRCTHENQRLHREGVGAAVRESGIVCPKHGSIFDTCSGACDNGEAADTTLPSVDVTVENGQVYLTDDDVDYLGTGGIDDDEEDGPSSSSHLQF; encoded by the coding sequence ATGAGTGGCCGATACCGGTTGACGAGCGTCGAGACGGTCCGAGACGAGGGGTCGTGGCTGTTCCGGGTCCGGGATGCACACGGCGCGCGCGAGGAAGTGATACTCGTCCCCTGCGAGGAGTCGGGTGTCGAGGCGTGGCGCAACCGCTGTACGCACGAGAACCAGCGTCTCCATCGCGAGGGGGTCGGTGCAGCCGTCCGCGAGTCCGGCATCGTCTGTCCGAAACACGGCTCGATCTTCGACACCTGTTCGGGTGCCTGTGACAACGGGGAGGCCGCGGACACGACACTCCCGTCGGTCGATGTGACCGTCGAGAACGGACAGGTGTACCTGACAGATGACGACGTTGATTACCTCGGAACCGGCGGTATCGACGATGATGAGGAGGACGGGCCGAGTTCGAGCTCACACCTGCAGTTCTGA
- a CDS encoding DUF5778 family protein encodes MPEVLDEDLHRRTKQLLEPGEIQLNGAVVHTDLGSPDEIDMMQATLDVGDIIAEHAGLDPKDTYVYSGNDDPDFSSNQHQGLTLDDEEFVWECQQLLREGTFDIVFYYEASADHEAILADIEDAGFAVSGVKGE; translated from the coding sequence ATGCCCGAGGTACTCGACGAGGATCTGCATCGACGCACCAAACAGCTACTCGAACCGGGCGAGATCCAGCTCAACGGCGCGGTCGTCCACACCGATCTGGGCTCCCCGGACGAGATCGACATGATGCAGGCGACACTGGACGTCGGCGACATTATCGCCGAGCATGCGGGACTGGACCCGAAAGACACCTACGTCTACTCGGGTAACGACGATCCCGACTTCTCCTCGAATCAGCATCAGGGGCTCACGCTTGATGACGAAGAGTTCGTCTGGGAGTGCCAGCAGTTGCTCCGCGAGGGTACCTTCGATATCGTCTTTTATTACGAGGCCAGCGCGGACCACGAGGCCATCCTCGCGGATATCGAGGACGCTGGCTTTGCAGTGAGCGGCGTCAAAGGCGAGTGA
- a CDS encoding cold-shock protein, whose protein sequence is MAKGTVDFFNDTGGYGFIESDDADEDVFFHMEDVGGPDLEEGQEVEFEIEEAEKGPRATNLVRL, encoded by the coding sequence ATGGCGAAAGGTACGGTTGACTTCTTCAACGACACGGGCGGCTACGGATTCATCGAAAGTGACGACGCGGACGAAGACGTGTTCTTCCACATGGAAGACGTCGGCGGTCCTGACCTCGAGGAGGGGCAGGAAGTCGAATTCGAGATCGAAGAGGCCGAGAAAGGCCCACGAGCGACGAACCTCGTCCGCCTGTAA
- a CDS encoding undecaprenyl diphosphate synthase family protein yields the protein MGLYDRYLSVRVRRHEAAPPAHVALVLAERDLLERGAYDTLESFFELAFEYGTDRVTVYVSVLDEAVAPTLERALQDVDAPKPMAIRGPTDRTRADAPIQVSIGLGGKHEFTAAVRSLAGEVADGDLQPGAVTEEDVEERLVFPDAPDLVVKTGAERLSDFMIWQSVYSELYFTDVNWRDFRQRDYLRAVREYKQRSRRFGR from the coding sequence GTGGGACTGTACGACCGATATCTCTCGGTTCGCGTCCGCCGTCACGAGGCCGCGCCCCCGGCACACGTCGCACTCGTCCTCGCGGAGCGCGACCTGCTGGAACGCGGTGCCTACGACACGCTCGAATCGTTTTTCGAGCTCGCCTTCGAGTACGGCACCGATCGCGTGACGGTCTACGTCAGCGTGCTCGACGAGGCGGTTGCCCCGACGCTCGAACGCGCACTGCAGGACGTCGATGCGCCGAAACCGATGGCGATCAGGGGGCCGACAGATCGGACCCGGGCGGACGCCCCAATTCAGGTGAGCATCGGTCTCGGCGGGAAACACGAGTTCACCGCGGCTGTGCGATCACTCGCGGGAGAGGTCGCGGACGGCGACCTCCAGCCGGGTGCAGTCACCGAGGAGGACGTCGAGGAGCGGCTGGTCTTCCCCGACGCCCCGGATCTGGTGGTCAAAACCGGAGCCGAGCGACTCTCGGATTTCATGATCTGGCAGTCGGTCTACTCGGAGCTGTACTTCACCGACGTCAACTGGCGGGACTTCCGGCAGCGCGATTATCTGCGAGCCGTTCGCGAGTACAAACAGCGCTCGCGCCGGTTCGGCCGATAG
- a CDS encoding DUF92 domain-containing protein — protein sequence MSSPVRRAGAFAGVGTLALVAPVDERVATALFALIALSAVFVTDGPVFELFARPGDHRDERLKGLVGFSVAAVVLGFLTSFTGLTVQVFAGAIVLYAYGNLAAEIGRSYGDGPFADAAGFVVGGLLAGVAAQYLALLLAGSPLPHASQIVVMATCGALVGALIRTVLLGRDDPPVILSIGLLLWLLSEVTVTTSTLDVAIALAITVAVGYLSYALETASVEGMLTGVFLAFVAIVLGGYAWFAVMIAFFGIGGLSTKYRFEEKQARGVAEGNDGARGSANVLGNATVALASVFGYAAADAGLIDVAPLFFLFAFAGSLSTALADTLSSEIGSVFDDPRLITTFKRVEPGTDGAVTWQGELAGGIGAGTIGLLTGLLFASVGTTGSLVVVVAGIAGMTVDSLVGATLEGTYLANQSVNFLATLSGGLVGVGLAIGLALV from the coding sequence GTGAGTTCGCCAGTACGACGAGCAGGGGCGTTTGCCGGTGTCGGGACGCTCGCGCTCGTCGCACCAGTCGACGAACGCGTCGCGACCGCGCTCTTCGCGCTGATCGCGCTCTCTGCCGTCTTCGTGACGGACGGGCCGGTCTTCGAGCTGTTCGCCCGCCCCGGCGACCATCGCGATGAACGCCTGAAGGGTCTGGTCGGTTTCTCCGTCGCCGCCGTAGTCCTCGGCTTCCTCACGAGTTTTACCGGGCTCACGGTACAGGTGTTCGCCGGAGCGATCGTCCTGTATGCCTACGGGAACCTCGCTGCCGAGATCGGCCGAAGCTACGGCGACGGCCCCTTTGCTGACGCCGCCGGGTTCGTCGTCGGGGGGCTACTGGCGGGTGTTGCGGCCCAGTACCTCGCCCTGCTACTCGCTGGGAGTCCGCTGCCACACGCCTCACAGATCGTCGTCATGGCGACCTGTGGCGCGCTGGTCGGTGCACTGATCCGGACGGTGCTGCTCGGCCGGGACGATCCACCGGTGATCCTCTCGATCGGGCTGCTTCTCTGGTTGCTCTCGGAAGTGACTGTCACGACGAGTACGCTGGATGTCGCTATCGCTCTCGCCATTACCGTCGCGGTCGGCTATCTCTCCTACGCGCTGGAGACGGCCTCGGTCGAAGGGATGCTGACCGGTGTCTTCCTCGCCTTTGTCGCCATCGTGCTCGGGGGCTACGCCTGGTTTGCCGTGATGATCGCCTTCTTCGGCATCGGCGGACTCTCGACGAAGTACCGCTTCGAGGAGAAACAGGCTCGCGGCGTCGCCGAGGGCAATGACGGCGCACGCGGGAGCGCGAACGTTCTGGGCAACGCCACGGTCGCGCTCGCGTCCGTGTTCGGCTACGCAGCCGCTGATGCGGGACTGATCGATGTCGCCCCGCTTTTCTTCCTGTTTGCGTTTGCGGGCTCGCTCTCGACCGCGCTGGCCGACACCCTCTCCAGCGAGATCGGGAGCGTCTTCGACGACCCGCGGCTCATTACGACGTTCAAGCGCGTCGAACCCGGTACTGACGGCGCGGTAACCTGGCAGGGCGAACTCGCGGGGGGTATCGGGGCAGGGACGATCGGGCTCTTGACCGGGCTGCTGTTTGCCAGCGTCGGGACGACCGGGTCGCTTGTCGTTGTCGTCGCCGGCATCGCCGGGATGACCGTCGATAGCCTCGTCGGCGCGACGCTCGAAGGCACGTATCTCGCCAACCAGAGCGTCAACTTCCTCGCGACGCTTTCGGGCGGTCTCGTCGGCGTCGGGCTGGCGATCGGACTGGCTCTCGTATGA
- a CDS encoding GNAT family N-acetyltransferase, translated as MIRFADPSDAPILRALQSLLPEPAPETLERALSGYGLLLVSADDSDTPVGYALTLPGDEHAYLAELVVAPDARREGRATSLLGATVARLPDGVTTLSLAVSPDNEAARELYETAGFRVVDVDPEYYERGPALILARTV; from the coding sequence ATGATCCGCTTCGCCGATCCGAGCGACGCGCCGATCCTCCGCGCACTCCAGTCGCTGCTCCCCGAACCTGCCCCGGAAACGCTGGAGCGTGCGCTTTCGGGCTACGGTCTCCTCCTCGTCTCGGCGGACGACAGCGACACGCCGGTCGGCTACGCGCTCACCCTGCCCGGGGACGAGCACGCGTATCTGGCCGAACTCGTCGTCGCGCCGGACGCCCGCCGTGAGGGGCGCGCGACGTCGTTGCTCGGGGCGACCGTCGCACGGCTCCCCGACGGTGTAACGACGCTCTCGCTTGCGGTCTCGCCTGACAACGAGGCAGCACGAGAGCTGTATGAAACGGCTGGCTTCCGGGTCGTCGACGTCGATCCCGAGTACTACGAGAGAGGGCCAGCACTGATACTCGCGCGGACGGTGTAG
- the dnaG gene encoding DNA primase DnaG has translation MDDTTKYLIHADVIASGVVERSDVVGAIFGQTEGLLGDELDLRSLQQSSKVGRIDVEIDSTGGETHGTVTIATSLDKVETATLAAALETLTRIGPCRADLEVTNIEDVRAAKRREVIERAQELFVEAFDETTGSSQRILDEVRQQVRVADITEHEGLPAGPRVADSDAIIVVEGRSDVLTLLQYGVKNAIAVEGTDIPESVAALSNERTTTVFLDGDRGGDLILKEFSQVGDIDYVTFAPDGKSVEDLSRDDVFEALREKVPYTVVKDATAPRTAVAATDGSASPAPTNDGTDGGENRPATTIDPEPDTTAVESDDAVAKSADSDTMSEADANADASEEPVDDAADDGATQPETIQGHASAVAGNALVRLLDDECDIVAEEAVSEAFELLDRTEETPTALVLDGPLTQRLLDLAAQRGVTQTVSASLGEFTKRPTNVRLRTIDQLVDDPV, from the coding sequence ATGGACGACACCACGAAATATCTCATTCACGCCGACGTCATCGCCAGCGGGGTGGTCGAACGCAGTGACGTCGTCGGTGCGATCTTCGGGCAGACCGAGGGACTGCTGGGCGACGAGCTCGATCTGCGAAGCTTACAGCAGTCCTCGAAAGTTGGTCGCATCGACGTCGAAATCGACTCCACGGGCGGCGAGACGCACGGAACTGTAACGATTGCGACCAGCCTCGACAAGGTCGAGACGGCGACGCTCGCAGCGGCACTGGAGACACTCACCCGGATCGGGCCCTGTCGCGCGGACCTCGAAGTGACGAACATCGAGGACGTCCGCGCGGCCAAACGCCGAGAGGTGATCGAGCGCGCCCAGGAGCTGTTCGTCGAGGCGTTCGACGAGACGACCGGCTCCAGCCAGCGCATCCTCGACGAGGTCCGCCAGCAGGTCCGGGTCGCCGATATTACCGAGCACGAGGGGTTGCCCGCCGGGCCACGCGTCGCGGATAGCGATGCGATCATCGTCGTTGAGGGACGCTCAGACGTCCTGACGCTGCTGCAGTACGGCGTCAAAAACGCCATCGCGGTCGAAGGAACCGACATTCCCGAGTCGGTCGCGGCGCTGTCGAACGAGCGCACGACGACCGTCTTTCTCGACGGCGACCGCGGTGGCGACCTGATACTCAAGGAGTTCAGTCAGGTCGGTGATATCGACTACGTCACGTTCGCGCCGGACGGCAAGTCCGTCGAGGACCTCTCCAGAGACGATGTGTTCGAGGCGCTCCGCGAGAAAGTACCCTACACCGTCGTCAAGGACGCCACTGCCCCGCGCACAGCCGTTGCGGCGACGGACGGGAGTGCCAGTCCGGCACCGACGAACGACGGGACGGACGGCGGCGAGAACCGGCCAGCGACTACAATCGATCCGGAACCCGATACCACAGCGGTAGAAAGCGACGACGCAGTTGCCAAATCGGCCGACAGTGACACGATGTCGGAGGCAGATGCCAACGCCGACGCGAGCGAGGAGCCAGTAGACGATGCGGCGGACGACGGTGCAACCCAGCCAGAGACGATCCAGGGCCACGCGAGCGCCGTCGCCGGAAACGCCCTCGTCCGACTACTCGACGACGAGTGCGACATTGTCGCCGAAGAGGCGGTCTCGGAGGCGTTCGAACTACTCGACAGGACAGAAGAGACGCCGACTGCACTCGTGCTCGACGGACCGCTCACCCAGCGACTGCTTGATCTGGCCGCCCAGCGAGGCGTCACTCAGACGGTGTCGGCGTCGCTCGGCGAGTTCACGAAACGCCCGACGAACGTCAGGCTGCGAACGATCGATCAGCTGGTCGACGATCCGGTGTAG
- a CDS encoding sugar phosphate isomerase/epimerase family protein, protein MQTGIQLYTLRELDASLPDQLSAVGETSLDGVEFAGVPSADGLQAALSAAELTMAGAHVQAEEIERDPGAVADACRALDCATVIVPYLDESHFVDREAVTETAARLDSLADALDEHDCRLLYHNHDHEFVTPADTDAMAAFDLLVEETDESVGFELDLGWAEAAGRDPVDLLDQYSDRIPLVHLKDVTAEGEPTDLGDGVLDIPACVDAARDAGVEWLLFEHDHPEDPLASLATADAVLQDPHQAR, encoded by the coding sequence ATGCAGACTGGTATTCAGCTGTACACGTTGCGCGAACTCGACGCGTCGCTTCCCGATCAGCTTTCGGCCGTTGGCGAGACGTCGCTCGATGGCGTCGAGTTCGCAGGCGTCCCGAGCGCGGACGGCCTGCAGGCGGCGCTATCGGCGGCTGAACTCACTATGGCCGGGGCACACGTACAGGCCGAAGAGATCGAACGCGATCCCGGAGCGGTCGCCGACGCCTGCCGCGCGCTCGACTGCGCGACAGTCATCGTCCCGTATCTCGACGAATCACACTTCGTGGACCGCGAAGCGGTGACGGAGACGGCAGCGCGGCTCGACTCACTCGCCGACGCGCTCGACGAGCACGACTGCCGCCTGCTCTATCATAATCATGACCACGAGTTCGTCACGCCAGCCGACACGGACGCCATGGCAGCCTTCGACCTGCTCGTCGAGGAGACCGACGAATCGGTCGGCTTCGAACTGGATTTGGGCTGGGCCGAGGCCGCCGGTCGGGATCCCGTCGACCTGCTTGACCAGTACAGCGATCGGATCCCGCTCGTCCACCTCAAAGACGTCACCGCCGAGGGCGAGCCAACGGACCTCGGCGACGGCGTGCTCGATATTCCGGCCTGCGTCGACGCGGCACGCGACGCTGGCGTCGAGTGGTTGCTGTTCGAGCACGACCATCCCGAGGATCCACTCGCCTCGCTGGCGACCGCCGATGCCGTCTTGCAGGATCCGCATCAGGCGCGATAA
- a CDS encoding DUF3311 domain-containing protein, with protein MATRLRRIGWALAFLALAVFGIPWFLWGVDTVVLGLPVWLWWHIGVMVGATLLFWLFARTDWGIWIEPDPTAEPDDKPTAEPNGDRGGDGR; from the coding sequence ATGGCGACACGTTTGCGACGGATCGGCTGGGCGCTGGCCTTCCTCGCGCTGGCGGTGTTCGGCATCCCATGGTTCCTCTGGGGCGTGGATACGGTCGTGCTCGGACTTCCCGTCTGGCTCTGGTGGCATATCGGCGTGATGGTGGGGGCGACGCTTCTGTTCTGGTTGTTCGCCCGCACTGACTGGGGCATCTGGATCGAGCCGGACCCGACTGCTGAACCGGATGACAAACCGACCGCTGAACCGAACGGCGACCGCGGGGGCGATGGGCGATGA